AAGGAAGGAATAGTTTTATCCAAAACCAGTGAATCTGGGGAGGCGCTTACCCTTCCTTTGATATCCGGATTAGAGATCGATAAAATAGATATTGGAGAAATAATAGATAAACCTGAGTTTAGGACGGCATTAGAAAGTATTAATTTAACTGAAGTGATATTGCCCAAGAAGTTTTGCCGGGTAGAAATATTATCCCCAGATGATTTTATGATTTGCGATAAGGATGAAACATTAAAACTAAGAGTAAATACAGCAGAAGTAATTATCAGTAAGGAGAATTTAATAAGAGAAGCTTTGGAAAAAATCGAAAGAGAAAAATTATTAATAGAGTATATAGATATTCGCTTTAAGGATAGTTTGCTAATAAAGTTAAAAAAATGATATGGTAAAATGAAAAAAGTTTAGTCTGTTTACTTTAATTTCTCGGTGGTGTATGATATTTTAAAGCATGCAGGAGGTTATAAATATGGGAATAGATGAAATTGTAGTTGGTCTGGATATAGGTTCCGGAAAAGTATGTACAGTCGTAGGTGAATTAGGTGAGGATGATCAGATAGAAATTATTGCTATTGGAACTGCTCCCTCCCTGGGGATAAGAAAAGGAATAATTATCGATTTGGAACAGGCCATTCAATCAGCAAAGGAATCTATTGAAAGCGCTGAACGTATGGCAGGAACTCGTATTAATTCTGCTTTTGTTTCTATCGCAGGAAACCATATAACCTCTATAAATAGCAAAGGAGTTATTGCTATTTCCGGAGAATCCCCGGAAATTACCGAAAAAGATATTGAGAAGGTAATAGAAGCTGCTAAAGCCGGAATAGTATCTTCCGAGAAAGAAGTAATTCATACTCTAAGCCGCGAATTTATAGTTGATGGCCAAAGTGGTATAGCAGATCCACTGGGAATGTCAGGAGCAAGATTGGAATGTAAGGTCCACATTATAACCGGCTCAATTACCGCGGTGCAAAATTTGATTAAATGCGTGGAAGGAGCTGGATTAGATATCGAGGAAATAATTTTTGGAACCCTGGCTTCCAGTAATGCAGTATTAAGTAATGCGGAGAAAGATTTAGGAGTTTTACTAATTGATATTGGTGCGGGGACTACAGAAATAGCCATTTTTGTAGAAGGAGGTTTAGCTTATTCATCAGTTCTGCCCGTAGGAGGTATTCAGATCACCAATGATTTAGCAGTAGGGTTAAGGACTTCTATAGAAGAAGCTGAAAAGATAAAGATTAATTATGGGAGCGCGATAAAAAATAATGTTTCTGCTGAAAAATCAATAGATATTCCCAGTATCAATGGAAACGATGACCATAGCGTATCCCAAAAGTACTTGGTAGAAATAATTGAACCCCGGGTAAGTGAAATATTTAGTTTAGTGGGAAATGAAGTAAGAAAATCAGGGTATTATAATATGATTCCCGGAGGGATAGTTATTACTGGGGGAAGCTCTCGACTGCCAGGTATCTCGGAGGTTGCGGAGCAGGTTTTAAATTTACCTTCTCGATTGGGCAGACCCCATTACGAAGGGGAATTGGCAGATATGATCAATGATCCATCGTACTCTGAGGCTATTGGATTGTTAAGTTTTGCTACCGAAAAATATTCTATCGGAAGACCATTTCAATCAACCAAAAGAAAAATAAAGGTAAAGAATATTTTTACCAAAATCATCAGCTGGCTGAGAGATTTCTTTTAATTTTTTTCTTGCCTTTAAATAGGCAAATATTCCATTATTTGCAGAGGGAGGTTATAAATTGTTTAACCTTAACAATAAAGTAGGAGAATTTATTGATATAAAAGTAATCGGTATAGGAGGCGGTGGAGGGAATGCGGTCAATAGAATGATCGATGCAAAATTACAAGGCGTTAATTATATTTCCGCTAATACCGATGCTCAAGTATTAGCTTTTTCTAATGCCGAACAAAAAATACAAGTGGGCAGTAGAATAACCAAGGGTTTGGGGAGCGGTTCGGATCCTGAAATTGGCAGAAAAGCCGCAGAAGAAGACAAAGACAGGATTGCCAAAGCCTTAAAAGGAGCAGATATGGTATTTATTACCGCTGGAAT
The genomic region above belongs to Candidatus Atribacteria bacterium and contains:
- the ftsA gene encoding cell division protein FtsA, with product MGIDEIVVGLDIGSGKVCTVVGELGEDDQIEIIAIGTAPSLGIRKGIIIDLEQAIQSAKESIESAERMAGTRINSAFVSIAGNHITSINSKGVIAISGESPEITEKDIEKVIEAAKAGIVSSEKEVIHTLSREFIVDGQSGIADPLGMSGARLECKVHIITGSITAVQNLIKCVEGAGLDIEEIIFGTLASSNAVLSNAEKDLGVLLIDIGAGTTEIAIFVEGGLAYSSVLPVGGIQITNDLAVGLRTSIEEAEKIKINYGSAIKNNVSAEKSIDIPSINGNDDHSVSQKYLVEIIEPRVSEIFSLVGNEVRKSGYYNMIPGGIVITGGSSRLPGISEVAEQVLNLPSRLGRPHYEGELADMINDPSYSEAIGLLSFATEKYSIGRPFQSTKRKIKVKNIFTKIISWLRDFF